In Halichondria panicea chromosome 5, odHalPani1.1, whole genome shotgun sequence, the genomic stretch AAATTTTTGGAGTCGTTGGGAGGATGAATGAAAGTGAATTTGGTATACTAGcaccctgtacatgtacagtgcaacaaccaaagagagtagaacttttgatttttacgtttttgtgaatatcttctaaactaaaattaatgtgattggatcaatttgagtgcaggtactggcgcttccattggaccaccacctgttacatcatatgacatcatcattccaaaatggctGCTAGAATATGTGTACACCTGCCCCTTTTTGCTagagtagaataattatacacaattgcAATTTCACAAAAACCATTACTCATGACTAAAAGGTAATAATAGTAAAATGTTACTATACGTATGTTAACTATaactactataatattattccTCCAACATTTATTAAAACTGTTCCTCTAAAGTTCATTTACAGTTTATTTTTTCACTGTATATGTGATGGAAGTAAAGGGATCAAAGATATCTTACTCTTAAGGCTGTAAACGTAAAACGGGTGTTCTTGTTTTGTCTTTTCCCCAACAATTACTTGATCATGATCATGATCTTTAAACGGAGTGTTAAGAAAGTAGTCGTCATCCTTCAGTTTTGCGTGGAATCCAATCCATGTTTCGTTAGTAGCATCCGCAGTTATCGTCCATCTTGCGGCCGGCTTTATTGGCCCCTAAAAGTAATGTATCTTTTATTATATAGTAAGATCTCACCATTAATACGTAAATAGCTCACATGCATCAGGCATGCTTAATCTCTCTCTGCTGCATTTTTAACAGCTAGATTTAGGTTATGGTTATTACTAAAAGCTCCATGTGcatctatatatattatagtgaacTCACAGGAACAAAGTGGGCCTGGTTTTCATTATGGCCAAAGCCGGCTTCGGTTACAGTCAGATTCCTGTCAGAAGACACAACAGTCGATAAGGCAATCTCATATTATTTCCCTTTTATGGTCATTCGATCTGAAATGTTGTGTATGGAAAGTTTGtttatgtgtgcatgcatggcttcgTAGTTTTCATGCATAACCaataataacgagtgttgcaagctgtgctgtgctaatACCTCTCACCATGTtgtgctttcgctcaaaaactattagaGTTTGAAGTAATGTttgcaattattgctgacaCTGAAACACACATGTCTGCAGTCAATATAtagaagaggagcttaatggaaacagaagtatATCTGACGGCCTGATGGATggatcttcaaggatagaagccAAAGCCAGAGGATAGAAGCATGCAGATCTACattgcatttcctgtcaataaaataattaaaaaAAGGGATGGGATCAAGGCAGCCCGATTTGCCTCTAAAATAACGATAGGTCGAAGGCTAGCAGTACAGTGTACGTGCATGCAGCTTTGCTCTTTTCTgatcttgtagctaacaaacaagCTAAAGTccatttgcgttgagttcgaccccggaagttatgtggtcaattatggcttcatttatgtttcatgtggtggacaagtatgcctgggacttctgcatggaaaatgctaacttttagctggttggagcttatcggctctacagcatatagatagaaccgctttttaacaaggaatccaatggtatatgaaactttgaattttaGTAAAGTATGACAACGTTATGAcgactttatgaaggtcaaactcaacacaaataagTCGAATAGAATGTTTGTGCGAAccgatgatgctatgaaagattctaaagagactgcaacagccttcactgtgagtcaaactatcCATAACTCGaggaaagaagctttagtttgcaaattaatccacaaatcaaatcCAAaagaatgtggctagaagcctatatatagtttccgttgcattgcaaccgttgagcagttacagctgaaacagacacacagacacattatacagacacacacacacacacagtcagctttaccgtatccttagtgcggctacgcctcgaggcatacaCAGCAAGAGTGTGCAGTTACAGAGGCATTTTATCGTATCCTGTTTTTTGATTACCAGTTACTAATTAGATGATTGCGTTTAAGCCACTTCTAAGCATCTGTGGTTACGGGTTGTATGGCTACTGTTTCAAGTTAAACATGTTCCAGCTATAGATGTCATTTGTAATGATGAGTGCGTAAAGAAATAGATTTGTCTTCACTTTTAGTGACCAGGAAACCGTGATATGGAGTTTGATAAATACCACCCATACACATTTCTCCATATCAGAACAAAGGCTTTTTCACCTTTGTGTATAATTACGGAGATGAtttgtttttgttgtttttgcgGCGCCACCTGGCTGTTACTAATTAGGTGGTTGTGTTTAAGCCACTTCTAAGCACCTGTGGTTAGGGCTTTCCGTATCAGATTAAATAACAAATTAATGCTTtttcacatgcatgtgtgcatattAACGCATTAAGGAGTGTTTTGGATATTAAATTGGTGCAAGCTTCATGAATTGTGAGCACACGTACGTCTCTTgcattaataaattattgttacTCCTACCAGGCTATATAGTACACACTGTATAAGCACTTCAGTATGGTGTCGTAGTATCACCTACGTTTATCTAGTATAGTTTAATACAATTATGACAGATTTTCAATTTTAAGCAAATAGGGCGGAAACTGGCTTCGTGCTTCCATTAACATTCCAACACACCTGTTGTCATGGCATTACTGCATATAGACTGGTGGGTGCTCTCCCCATTGTTTTGCTTGAGGCCAAATAGAACCCATTCAACACCATGCAGCCATACACCATGTGATCAGTGTCCCTTTTTGATGGATTAAGAACAGTATCCATCCAATGCTGTCATTCACAATACAAAATTAGCAGCTATATAAGCTATTGCTCCATTCGATCATGTTTCCCCAATGTGTTTGTTATATAAAGGTTCCCCTGCATGGATAGTCTCTTCATAAAAATTGGCAGAGTTTCTCAACAatgcttcgttgtcgaataaaatcCAGTAGGCTATAGAGCCTATACACGCAGCTTACACTCATTGCACACAATCATTGCACTAAACAAAAGTGGAAAcctttaccataattatttgttcaaACTCTTGAGGACCCTAGATGTGTGTTAAATTTGAGGTTGGCTCtataatgtgtgcatgcatggtttccgTGCAGGATACGGGCTAGTAAACAAACGGCTGTTATGAGTAGTAGTTCAGACATGCCGTCTATTAGAAATGGTGGCATAACAGGAAGCCCttccctcccctccccctccattCATTGTACCTGTGAGTGGCGCCTAATTAAGGGCCCTGTTGATAATAATTACCACAATATATGCAATGTAtagacttagcctcgatcccaggccgagttttcgcttttataacggttaggcgaacaactgggcctggtactagttgtctgcgcatgcgtcaaattttcattgtatatttgtggtcggcaaaaatatttaataaatcaataatagaaatttgtacacagaaaatgcacagagtgaatacacaaaagatgcacatagggagctgcttcacaaaggcctggggagttgccagttgtgctgcagcacaattacagtgacccagggcaacttcaggatgattgaatgccttcaaattacgtttcaaaaagatttagcaggctgctggacttctctgattctaggccccaactcgtaactcattgcttgagaaaatgtagattctcttgatgtctctgagctacacaagcaacgctcgaatgagcaggtcatactccagtcctgtgtctgtgagtataggacaatattaaaagaaaccaaagacggttaaacccttacctcaaactgtccagtctcgtccgttagtatagccaagaggagcactgttgggatagctggatattagccattgctcctgtacagagaagtagacattttaaatacatgtagatctatacatattaaatttctcggttatagtgtcattgtcgacgagctgatgatggcagcaccaagttctctagctcacactcttcacttgatccatcatattaatgatgaaactatagtctacctacattcttgccaaacatgaacaagacttgatagcatagccggccatagggcccacacaaaaatatctgaccttaacaagcttgacaaagctttatacctcttcccttgttgttcagtcttcagaataagcttcagagaagagagaagcttcagctaagagccattccaatcgattccaataatgataaaacgggaactgacttctagtacacgatagtacacgaatataaatgtcacgaaagtgaacgagaatatccattcgtcagaatctgacgaacgattgacgcatgcgcagacaactagtaccaggcccagttgttcgcctaaccgttataaaagcgaaaactcggcctgggatcgaggctatgtataGACTCTACTACCACGCAGGATGTCCCCTATAGGATGTGAGGTCACAGTACATTGTACTCATACAATAGCTGTTTTATATACATTTCctgcataaaataattatatagcaaagTGCCCCGGGCACATCCCCACCCCACCTCAACTTGTATGCATGATTTCCACCTTGTACGTGTTTGCTTTAGTGccatatgcatgcaataattacccgaggcgcgcgtgggcggccacgggtatagtagtctgttggtttgttacccgaggcgcgtgggtggccacgggtatagtagtctgttggtttgtttgtttgtttgtttgttacccgaggcgcgtgggcggccacgggtatagtagtctgttcgtttgtttgtttgttaacccgaggcgcgtgggcggccacgggttatagtagtctgtctgtttgtctgtttgtttgtttgtttgtttgtttgtaacgagtatatctactcacctggatgccatagcactgcgtttgcagcataggtagtcttcacacaacaatatcttggtttaaatagtggcagattttgatgttaaagcttctttgtcgagtaaaagcgagcaaaagctaagaagctaaaacttgccacgtggccttgagtcaaggtacgggatcacttcagctgaaaatacgtagtcaaggcttgattatgtattttcagctgaagtgatcccgtaccaagaacaattgtcaagaaagtagaattgtgactggttgttgactgactctggatcctatacgtactccagcctggaaggagccatacttctcttagtctaagactccaggcttctttgctgtgatcccagtccatagtgcatgtctcatgcatgtacgttgttagtttagttttattgctctagcgcatgctagtcatacatgctacatgcactgcattatcactcttctggtttctttgttatcatgtcaccagccgagggttggcactttagtgctctagtttgtttgtttgtgattggcttttctactcacctggatgtcacagcactgcgtttacagcatggatagccttcacacaacaatatcttgatttaaatagtggcagattttgatattaaagcttctttgtcgagcaaaagctaagaagcttgtgactaggtctgcttacctggatgttctagcactgcgtttacagcatgagtagcctccacacaacaagttagtacttttgatagtggcagctttcggtgttaaagctcctttgtctaataaaagcgagcaaaatgtagcttgaaccatagattgaagagttagagggataggaaacggttggtatctcgagtaacatccgcgctacgctgcggtttaatcgaggccatcacaacaatatctatttctacactcagtgcataataaactacaagtaactgtgcttagtccgtgcaactcacttatatttcaaggtctatacctattgtagtagtcataaccagcacgcttacacgttacatgttccaatagctctaaaacagccttgggaacatataactttattggaaagtctctttttactgggtgtggtcagtcattagcaagtactacacgtggctcatggactaggcgtgttttaagttgctgaaagagattatgtctcgaggaaacacagctttgggagttacccggcaaaagtgtgcttaatagcctcgttcatagggcgtagcgcggataattttcgaggctccactgcagattcaatgtaagatcatcacgtgcaccactccgtttcctatccctctctcttcaatctatgcttgaacagaacttgcacatgcgttacttataactgaagtgatcctgtaccaagaacgatggaacagggtcactaaagtagaaagctgtatataccaggaacaatggaacagggtcactaaagtagaagcttgaattatagctcctgctgctgactgggatcctactccatgcagaacctggagccatacttctctgagactccaggcttctttactgtgatcctaatccacagtgcatatatctatagtaccactacctgttctcaaatgtttcagcatgcctcctgTCTGGTTTagtcctgagttgctgtgcaagtcatgccagtgcatgatgatgataacaacatcactataatatatgcactgcattatatcagtcttctggtttctttataatcatgtcaccagccgagggtttgcacttcagtgctctagtttgtttgtttgtttgtttgtctgtttgtcactagtatatctactcacctggatgccatagcgctgcgtttgcagcataggtagccttcacataacaatatcttggtttaaatagtggcagattttgatgttaaagcttctttgtcgagcaaaagctaagaagcttaaataagcttgtgactaggtctgcttacctggatgttctagcactgcgtttacagcatgagtagcctccacacaacaagttagtacttttgatagtggcagctttcggtgttaaagcttctttgtctaataaaagcgagcaaaatgtagcttgaacagaacttgcacatgcatgcgttacttataactgaagtgatcctgtaccaagaacgatggaacagggtcactacagtagaaagctgtatataccaggaacaatggaacagggtcactaagtagaagcttgaatatagctcctgctgctgactgggatcctactccatatgcagaacctggagccatacttctctgagactccaggcttctttactgtgatcctaatccacagtgcatatatctatagtaccactacctgttctcaaatgtttcagcatgcctccagtctggtttagttttattgctcctgagttgctgtgcaagtcatacatgataacaacatcactatatgcactgcattatatttctggtttctttataatcatgtcaccagccgagggtttgcactttagtgctctagttatagtGTTAAGCTTTGTCATAAATCATTGCATTGTATGTAGAAATAAATCATGTACCGTGCAACTAGAAGCATAAAATCTGAAATAACTAAGTCACTAAGTCACTAATTCAAATAccgtataatttatactgttcACTTCTTTCTCTACTCAATGATTTTAATGCTACCGCCATGTCAGTCCGTACTTCCACAGTCTAAAATGATAGATCATCGGAGGTGTAATTTAGCACTTGGTGAATCCTGATAGGGTATGTAGCTTTAGAAAGTGGTCCTTCAGTAACGCCCACTGCGTCCTTCATTTCGTCGTCCTCAAATGTGCTTAGATAGTAAGTTTTACCATCAAAGAATTGCTTGAAAGCCAGGGCAGTAGGTTTGCCTTTCTGACCTTCCACTTCCCAAATAGGTTTTTCTCCCTAAGCAAAGAAATGTTACATTattagcttataattaatagcttataattatttcacagtgcctcggggtttatgacagtaaaccacacctcctgactacgagggcgtaacccctctacactgtacattaactaatataCTTAGCATACTTTGCTGAATAATTAGAGGTATAATTAACCGTTAGGCAGATCATCAATTGATGTAATACAAAGATGCATGTGTCTTGCTAGCACACATATGCTACAGAGCAGTTATGGCCCATTAACTGTACTATTATAATAGAGGGTGTCCTGCTTATATAGGGCGACCACAATTCACAAGTTttgtatctatataattatacatgcgtTCCCTGATACTGCATTAAGTGCTTGGGtatatacacattaatttatttACTGGAATGAATGAGAGTTGATTTTTATCATTGCTCTGCCGGAGTTTTGTAACAGACAGGTATTGGGATTGCTGGACGAAGGTTGTCCAGTAGTATTTGTTGTTAGTTTCGTTGCCATCATTATTGATCATCATAAAAACTGCAGTGCAATATCGCATGCATCCACGGTTGAGTtacatcattataataatattatagagcTACCCATGCAGAACATGTATAAATGTACTAATGTACCTGAATAATCTGAATTTTCAGGGAATCTGTAACTCAACGTGCGCTTGGAAGTGTTGAGATATGCCGCCTGATTCTTCACATTTGAAAACTTCGCAATATACAACGTGTTGTCAGGCatagtagctagctgcatagcaacataattGTGTGAGACTATTTATTATAATAGGatcactataaattatatacgtacgtatacaTTCGAATTAAGGCAACCCTCTAATTATGTGATACACTTAGATATTTTGCTCATTTAAGGTATTATCAACTTTCAGACTGCCTACACTGCATGCTACATGTCCTACTAATAATTTGATATACCTGTCTCTCTGTTAAAGCTTTTGATTCCAAGAGTGTTATATAACCTGTCGACTGAGAAGCAACA encodes the following:
- the LOC135336195 gene encoding uncharacterized protein LOC135336195, whose amino-acid sequence is MNCHMNCPTSILRHIITLNPCLIMAMLLPLSRLPLSRLPLSRLLLSKLPLNSKSWQKSETVPFKRRKSSTTIATPKQPGHHTIKGIEPRLQPFESTGYITLLESKALTERQLATMPDNTLYIAKFSNVKNQAAYLNTSKRTLSYRFPENSDYSVFMMINNDGNETNNKYYWTTFVQQSQYLSVTKLRQSNDKNQLSFIPGEKPIWEVEGQKGKPTALAFKQFFDGKTYYLSTFEDDEMKDAVGVTEGPLSKATYPIRIHQVLNYTSDDLSF